The proteins below are encoded in one region of Kogia breviceps isolate mKogBre1 chromosome 8, mKogBre1 haplotype 1, whole genome shotgun sequence:
- the NPR2 gene encoding atrial natriuretic peptide receptor 2 isoform X4 has protein sequence MALPSLLLVVAALAGGVRPPGARNLTLAVVLPEHNLSYAWAWPRVGPAVALAVEALGRALPVDLRFVSSELDGACSEYLAPLRAVDLKLYHDPDLLLGPGCVYPAASVARFASHWRLPLLTAGAVASGFAAKNEHYRTLVRTGPSAPKLGEFVVTLHGHFNWTARAALLYLDARTDDRPHYFTIEGVFEALQGSNLSVQHQVYAREPGGPEQATHFIRANGRIVYICGPLEMLHEILLQAQRENLTNGDYVFFYLDVFGESLRAGPTRSTGRPWQDNRTWEQAEALREAFQMVLVITYREPPNPEYQEFQNRLLIRAREDFGVELAPSLMNLIAGCFYDGILLYAEVLNETIQEGGTREDGLRIVEKMQGRRYHGVTGLVVMDKNNDRETDFVLWAMGDLDSGDFQPAAHYSGAEKQIWWTGRPIPWVKGAPPLDNPPCAFDLDDPSCDKTPLSTLAIVALGTGITFIMFGVSSFLIFRPYRKLMLEKELASMLWRIRWEELQFGNSERYHKGAGSRLTLSLGNVVAIKHVNKKRIELTRQVLFELKHMRDVQFNHLTRFIGACIDPPNICIVTEYCPRGSLQDILENDSINLDWMFRYSLINDLVKGMAFLHNSIIASHGSLKSSNCVVDSRFVLKITDYGLASFRSTAEPDDNHALYAKKLWTAPELLSGNPLPTTGMQKADVYSFGIILQEIALRSGPFYLEGLDLSPKEIVQKVRNGQRPYFRPSIDRTQLNEELVLLMERCWAQDAAERPDFGQIKGFIRRFNKEGGTSILDNLLLRMEQYANNLEKLVEERTQAYLEEKRKAEALLYQILPHSVAEQLKRGETVQAEAFDSVTIYFSDIVGFTALSAESTPMQVVTLLNDLYTCFDAIIDNFDVYKVETIGDAYMVVSGLPGRNGQRHAPEIARMALALLDAVSSFRIRHRPHDQLRLRIGVHTGPVCAGVVGLKMPRYCLFGDTVNTASRMESNGQALKIHVSSTTKDALDELGCFQLELRGDVEMKGKGKMRTYWLLGEQKGPAGLL, from the exons ATGGCACTGCCATCACTCCTGCTGGTGGTGGCGGCCCTGGCAGGTGGGGTGCGTCCTCCAGGGGCGCGGAACCTGACGCTGGCGGTGGTGCTTCCAGAACACAACCTGAGCTATGCCTGGGCCTGGCCACGGGTGGGTCCCGCTGTGGCACTCGCTGTGGAGGCGCTGGGCCGGGCACTGCCCGTGGACCTACGGTTCGTCAGCTCTGAACTAGATGGCGCCTGCTCTGAGTACCTGGCCCCGCTGCGCGCTGTGGACCTCAAGCTGTACCACGATCCCGACCTTCTGTTGGGCCCCGGTTGCGTGTACCCCGCTGCCTCTGTGGCCCGCTTTGCCTCACATTGGCGCCTTCCCCTGCTGACTGCGGGTGCTGTGGCCTCTGGTTTTGCGGCTAAGAATGAGCATTATCGTACCCTGGTGCGCACTGGTCCCTCCGCTCCCAAGCTGGGTGAGTTTGTAGTGACGCTACATGGGCACTTCAATTGGACTGCCCGTGCTGCCTTGCTGTATCTGGATGCTCGCACAGATGACCGGCCTCACTACTTCACCATCGAGGGCGTCTTTGAGGCCCTGCAGGGCAGCAACCTCAGTGTGCAGCACCAGGTGTATGCCCGTGAGCCGGGGGGCCCTGAGCAGGCCACCCACTTCATCCGGGCCAACGGGCGCA TTGTGTATATCTGCGGCCCTCTGGAGATGCTGCATGAGATCCTGCTCCAGGCCCAGAGGGAGAACCTGACCAACGGAGATTATGTCTTCTTTTACCTGGATGTCTTTGGGGAGAGTCTCCGTGCAGGCCCCACGCGCTCCACAGGCCGGCCCTGGCAGGACAATCGCACCTGGGAACAGGCCGAGGCCCTCAGAGAAGCTTTTCAG ATGGTATTGGTCATCACATATCGAGAACCCCCGAATCCTGAGTATCAGGAATTCCAGAATCGTCTTCTGATAAGAGCTCGGGAAGATTTTGGTGTGGAGCTGGCCCCTTCCCTC ATGAACCTCATTGCTGGCTGCTTCTACGATGGGATCCTGCTATATGCTGAAGTCCTGAATGAGACAATACAGGAAGGAGGCACCCGGGAAGATGGACTTCGAATTGTCGAGAAGATGCAAGGAAGAAGATACCATG GTGTAACTGGACTGGTTGTTATGGACAAGAACAATGACCGGGAGACTGATTTTGTCCTGTGGGCCATGGGAGACCTGGATTCTGGGGACTTTCAG CCTGCAGCCCACTACTCGGGAGCCGAAAAGCAGATTTGGTGGACAGGACGGCCCATCCCCTGGGTGAAGGGGGCCCCCCCCTTGGACAATCCCCCCTGTGCCTTTGACTTGGACGACCCATCCTGTGATAAAA CCCCACTTTCCACTCTGGCAATTGTGGCGCTGGGCACAGGAATCACCTTCATCATGTTTGGCGTTTCCAGCTTCCTCATTTTCCG TCCTTACAGAAAACTGATGCTGGAGAAAGAGCTGGCTAGCATGTTGTGGCGCATTCGCTGGGAGGAGCTGCAATTTGGCAATTCAGAGCGATACCATAAAGGTGCAGGCAGTCGCCTCACACTGTCGCTG GGAAATGTCGTTGCCATCAAACATGTGAATAAGAAGCGCATTGAGCTGACCCGGCAGGTTCTGTTTGAACTCAAACAT atgagaGATGTTCAGTTCAACCATCTCACTCGCTTCATTGGCGCCTGCATAGACCCTCCCAACATTTGCATCGTCACCGAGTATTGTCCTCGTGGGAGTTTACAG GATATTCTGGAAAATGATAGCATCAACTTGGATTGGATGTTTCGTTATTCACTCATTAATGACCTCGTTAAG GGCATGGCCTTTCTCCATAACAGCATTATTGCATCCCATGGGAGTCTCAAGTCCTCCAACTGTGTGGTGGATAGTCGTTTTGTGCTCAAAATCACAGACTATGGCCTGGCCAGCTTCCGATCAACTGCTGAACCTGATGACAACCACGCCCTCTATGCCA AGAAGCTGTGGACTGCCCCAGAACTGCTCAGTGGGAACCCCTTGCCAACCACAGGCATGCAGAAGGCCGATGTCTATAGCTTTGGGATCATCTTACAGGAGATAGCACTTCGCAGTGGTCCTTTCTACTTGGAGGGCCTGGACCTCAGCCCCAAAG AGATTGTCCAGAAGGTCCGAAATGGTCAGCGGCCTTATTTCCGGCCGAGCATTGACCGGACCCAACTGAACGAAGAGCTGGTTTTGCTGATGGAGCGGTGTTGGGCCCAGGACGCAGCTGAGCGACCAGACTTTGGACAGATTAAGGGCTTCATTCGCCGCTTTAACAA GGAGGGTGGCACCAGCATACTGGACAACCTCCTATTGCGCATGGAGCAGTATGCCAACAACCTGGAGAAGCTGGTGGAGGAACGCACACAGGCCTACCTGGAGGAGAAACGCAAGGCTGAGGCTCTGCTCTACCAAATTCTACCCCA TTCAGTGGCAGAGCAGTTAAAACGGGGAGAGACCGTACAGGCCGAGGCCTTTGACAGCGTTACCATCTACTTCAGTGACATCGTTGGCTTCACAGCTTTGTCAGCAGAGAGCACCCCCATGCAG GTGGTGACACTTCTTAATGATCTGTATACCTGCTTTGATGCCATAATTGACAACTTTGACGTCTACAAG GTAGAGACGATTGGAGATGCCTACATGGTGGTATCTGGTCTCCCAGGCAGAAATGGTCAGCGCCATGCCCCGGAAATTGCTCGTATGGCCCTGGCATTACTGGATGCAGTTTCTTCCTTCCGCATCCGCCACCGACCCCATGACCAGCTGAGGCTACGCATAGGGGTCCACACGG GGCCCGTCTGTGCTGGGGTCGTTGGCCTGAAGATGCCCCGCTACTGTCTTTTTGGAGACACAGTGAACACTGCTTCCCGAATGGAGTCTAATGGTCAAG CCCTTAAGATTCATGTCTCCTCTACCACCAAGGATGCCCTGGATGAGCTAGGATGCTTCCAGCTAGAGCTTCGAGGGGATGTGGAGATGAAG GGAAAAGGAAAGATGCGAACTTACTGGCTCCTAGGAGAGCAGAAAGGACCTGCTGGGCTCCTGTAA
- the NPR2 gene encoding atrial natriuretic peptide receptor 2 isoform X8, translating to MALPSLLLVVAALAGGVRPPGARNLTLAVVLPEHNLSYAWAWPRVGPAVALAVEALGRALPVDLRFVSSELDGACSEYLAPLRAVDLKLYHDPDLLLGPGCVYPAASVARFASHWRLPLLTAGAVASGFAAKNEHYRTLVRTGPSAPKLVVYICGPLEMLHEILLQAQRENLTNGDYVFFYLDVFGESLRAGPTRSTGRPWQDNRTWEQAEALREAFQMVLVITYREPPNPEYQEFQNRLLIRAREDFGVELAPSLMNLIAGCFYDGILLYAEVLNETIQEGGTREDGLRIVEKMQGRRYHGVTGLVVMDKNNDRETDFVLWAMGDLDSGDFQPAAHYSGAEKQIWWTGRPIPWVKGAPPLDNPPCAFDLDDPSCDKTPLSTLAIVALGTGITFIMFGVSSFLIFRPYRKLMLEKELASMLWRIRWEELQFGNSERYHKGAGSRLTLSLRGSSYGSLMTAHGKYQIFANTGHFKGNVVAIKHVNKKRIELTRQVLFELKHMRDVQFNHLTRFIGACIDPPNICIVTEYCPRGSLQDILENDSINLDWMFRYSLINDLVKGMAFLHNSIIASHGSLKSSNCVVDSRFVLKITDYGLASFRSTAEPDDNHALYAKKLWTAPELLSGNPLPTTGMQKADVYSFGIILQEIALRSGPFYLEGLDLSPKEIVQKVRNGQRPYFRPSIDRTQLNEELVLLMERCWAQDAAERPDFGQIKGFIRRFNKEGGTSILDNLLLRMEQYANNLEKLVEERTQAYLEEKRKAEALLYQILPHSVAEQLKRGETVQAEAFDSVTIYFSDIVGFTALSAESTPMQVVTLLNDLYTCFDAIIDNFDVYKVETIGDAYMVVSGLPGRNGQRHAPEIARMALALLDAVSSFRIRHRPHDQLRLRIGVHTGPVCAGVVGLKMPRYCLFGDTVNTASRMESNGQALKIHVSSTTKDALDELGCFQLELRGDVEMKGKGKMRTYWLLGEQKGPAGLL from the exons ATGGCACTGCCATCACTCCTGCTGGTGGTGGCGGCCCTGGCAGGTGGGGTGCGTCCTCCAGGGGCGCGGAACCTGACGCTGGCGGTGGTGCTTCCAGAACACAACCTGAGCTATGCCTGGGCCTGGCCACGGGTGGGTCCCGCTGTGGCACTCGCTGTGGAGGCGCTGGGCCGGGCACTGCCCGTGGACCTACGGTTCGTCAGCTCTGAACTAGATGGCGCCTGCTCTGAGTACCTGGCCCCGCTGCGCGCTGTGGACCTCAAGCTGTACCACGATCCCGACCTTCTGTTGGGCCCCGGTTGCGTGTACCCCGCTGCCTCTGTGGCCCGCTTTGCCTCACATTGGCGCCTTCCCCTGCTGACTGCGGGTGCTGTGGCCTCTGGTTTTGCGGCTAAGAATGAGCATTATCGTACCCTGGTGCGCACTGGTCCCTCCGCTCCCAAGCTGG TTGTGTATATCTGCGGCCCTCTGGAGATGCTGCATGAGATCCTGCTCCAGGCCCAGAGGGAGAACCTGACCAACGGAGATTATGTCTTCTTTTACCTGGATGTCTTTGGGGAGAGTCTCCGTGCAGGCCCCACGCGCTCCACAGGCCGGCCCTGGCAGGACAATCGCACCTGGGAACAGGCCGAGGCCCTCAGAGAAGCTTTTCAG ATGGTATTGGTCATCACATATCGAGAACCCCCGAATCCTGAGTATCAGGAATTCCAGAATCGTCTTCTGATAAGAGCTCGGGAAGATTTTGGTGTGGAGCTGGCCCCTTCCCTC ATGAACCTCATTGCTGGCTGCTTCTACGATGGGATCCTGCTATATGCTGAAGTCCTGAATGAGACAATACAGGAAGGAGGCACCCGGGAAGATGGACTTCGAATTGTCGAGAAGATGCAAGGAAGAAGATACCATG GTGTAACTGGACTGGTTGTTATGGACAAGAACAATGACCGGGAGACTGATTTTGTCCTGTGGGCCATGGGAGACCTGGATTCTGGGGACTTTCAG CCTGCAGCCCACTACTCGGGAGCCGAAAAGCAGATTTGGTGGACAGGACGGCCCATCCCCTGGGTGAAGGGGGCCCCCCCCTTGGACAATCCCCCCTGTGCCTTTGACTTGGACGACCCATCCTGTGATAAAA CCCCACTTTCCACTCTGGCAATTGTGGCGCTGGGCACAGGAATCACCTTCATCATGTTTGGCGTTTCCAGCTTCCTCATTTTCCG TCCTTACAGAAAACTGATGCTGGAGAAAGAGCTGGCTAGCATGTTGTGGCGCATTCGCTGGGAGGAGCTGCAATTTGGCAATTCAGAGCGATACCATAAAGGTGCAGGCAGTCGCCTCACACTGTCGCTG CGGGGATCCAGTTACGGCTCGCTCATGACAGCCCATGGGAAATACCAGATCTTTGCCAACACCGGTCACTTCAAG GGAAATGTCGTTGCCATCAAACATGTGAATAAGAAGCGCATTGAGCTGACCCGGCAGGTTCTGTTTGAACTCAAACAT atgagaGATGTTCAGTTCAACCATCTCACTCGCTTCATTGGCGCCTGCATAGACCCTCCCAACATTTGCATCGTCACCGAGTATTGTCCTCGTGGGAGTTTACAG GATATTCTGGAAAATGATAGCATCAACTTGGATTGGATGTTTCGTTATTCACTCATTAATGACCTCGTTAAG GGCATGGCCTTTCTCCATAACAGCATTATTGCATCCCATGGGAGTCTCAAGTCCTCCAACTGTGTGGTGGATAGTCGTTTTGTGCTCAAAATCACAGACTATGGCCTGGCCAGCTTCCGATCAACTGCTGAACCTGATGACAACCACGCCCTCTATGCCA AGAAGCTGTGGACTGCCCCAGAACTGCTCAGTGGGAACCCCTTGCCAACCACAGGCATGCAGAAGGCCGATGTCTATAGCTTTGGGATCATCTTACAGGAGATAGCACTTCGCAGTGGTCCTTTCTACTTGGAGGGCCTGGACCTCAGCCCCAAAG AGATTGTCCAGAAGGTCCGAAATGGTCAGCGGCCTTATTTCCGGCCGAGCATTGACCGGACCCAACTGAACGAAGAGCTGGTTTTGCTGATGGAGCGGTGTTGGGCCCAGGACGCAGCTGAGCGACCAGACTTTGGACAGATTAAGGGCTTCATTCGCCGCTTTAACAA GGAGGGTGGCACCAGCATACTGGACAACCTCCTATTGCGCATGGAGCAGTATGCCAACAACCTGGAGAAGCTGGTGGAGGAACGCACACAGGCCTACCTGGAGGAGAAACGCAAGGCTGAGGCTCTGCTCTACCAAATTCTACCCCA TTCAGTGGCAGAGCAGTTAAAACGGGGAGAGACCGTACAGGCCGAGGCCTTTGACAGCGTTACCATCTACTTCAGTGACATCGTTGGCTTCACAGCTTTGTCAGCAGAGAGCACCCCCATGCAG GTGGTGACACTTCTTAATGATCTGTATACCTGCTTTGATGCCATAATTGACAACTTTGACGTCTACAAG GTAGAGACGATTGGAGATGCCTACATGGTGGTATCTGGTCTCCCAGGCAGAAATGGTCAGCGCCATGCCCCGGAAATTGCTCGTATGGCCCTGGCATTACTGGATGCAGTTTCTTCCTTCCGCATCCGCCACCGACCCCATGACCAGCTGAGGCTACGCATAGGGGTCCACACGG GGCCCGTCTGTGCTGGGGTCGTTGGCCTGAAGATGCCCCGCTACTGTCTTTTTGGAGACACAGTGAACACTGCTTCCCGAATGGAGTCTAATGGTCAAG CCCTTAAGATTCATGTCTCCTCTACCACCAAGGATGCCCTGGATGAGCTAGGATGCTTCCAGCTAGAGCTTCGAGGGGATGTGGAGATGAAG GGAAAAGGAAAGATGCGAACTTACTGGCTCCTAGGAGAGCAGAAAGGACCTGCTGGGCTCCTGTAA
- the NPR2 gene encoding atrial natriuretic peptide receptor 2 isoform X2, which yields MALPSLLLVVAALAGGVRPPGARNLTLAVVLPEHNLSYAWAWPRVGPAVALAVEALGRALPVDLRFVSSELDGACSEYLAPLRAVDLKLYHDPDLLLGPGCVYPAASVARFASHWRLPLLTAGAVASGFAAKNEHYRTLVRTGPSAPKLGEFVVTLHGHFNWTARAALLYLDARTDDRPHYFTIEGVFEALQGSNLSVQHQVYAREPGGPEQATHFIRANGRIVYICGPLEMLHEILLQAQRENLTNGDYVFFYLDVFGESLRAGPTRSTGRPWQDNRTWEQAEALREAFQMVLVITYREPPNPEYQEFQNRLLIRAREDFGVELAPSLMNLIAGCFYDGILLYAEVLNETIQEGGTREDGLRIVEKMQGRRYHGVTGLVVMDKNNDRETDFVLWAMGDLDSGDFQPAAHYSGAEKQIWWTGRPIPWVKGAPPLDNPPCAFDLDDPSCDKTPLSTLAIVALGTGITFIMFGVSSFLIFRPYRKLMLEKELASMLWRIRWEELQFGNSERYHKGAGSRLTLSLRGSSYGSLMTAHGKYQIFANTGHFKGNVVAIKHVNKKRIELTRQVLFELKHMRDVQFNHLTRFIGACIDPPNICIVTEYCPRGSLQDILENDSINLDWMFRYSLINDLVKGMAFLHNSIIASHGSLKSSNCVVDSRFVLKITDYGLASFRSTAEPDDNHALYAKKLWTAPELLSGNPLPTTGMQKADVYSFGIILQEIALRSGPFYLEGLDLSPKEIVQKVRNGQRPYFRPSIDRTQLNEELVLLMERCWAQDAAERPDFGQIKGFIRRFNKEGGTSILDNLLLRMEQYANNLEKLVEERTQAYLEEKRKAEALLYQILPHSVAEQLKRGETVQAEAFDSVTIYFSDIVGFTALSAESTPMQVVTLLNDLYTCFDAIIDNFDVYKVETIGDAYMVVSGLPGRNGQRHAPEIARMALALLDAVSSFRIRHRPHDQLRLRIGVHTGPVCAGVVGLKMPRYCLFGDTVNTASRMESNGQALKIHVSSTTKDALDELGCFQLELRGDVEMKGKGKMRTYWLLGEQKGPAGLL from the exons ATGGCACTGCCATCACTCCTGCTGGTGGTGGCGGCCCTGGCAGGTGGGGTGCGTCCTCCAGGGGCGCGGAACCTGACGCTGGCGGTGGTGCTTCCAGAACACAACCTGAGCTATGCCTGGGCCTGGCCACGGGTGGGTCCCGCTGTGGCACTCGCTGTGGAGGCGCTGGGCCGGGCACTGCCCGTGGACCTACGGTTCGTCAGCTCTGAACTAGATGGCGCCTGCTCTGAGTACCTGGCCCCGCTGCGCGCTGTGGACCTCAAGCTGTACCACGATCCCGACCTTCTGTTGGGCCCCGGTTGCGTGTACCCCGCTGCCTCTGTGGCCCGCTTTGCCTCACATTGGCGCCTTCCCCTGCTGACTGCGGGTGCTGTGGCCTCTGGTTTTGCGGCTAAGAATGAGCATTATCGTACCCTGGTGCGCACTGGTCCCTCCGCTCCCAAGCTGGGTGAGTTTGTAGTGACGCTACATGGGCACTTCAATTGGACTGCCCGTGCTGCCTTGCTGTATCTGGATGCTCGCACAGATGACCGGCCTCACTACTTCACCATCGAGGGCGTCTTTGAGGCCCTGCAGGGCAGCAACCTCAGTGTGCAGCACCAGGTGTATGCCCGTGAGCCGGGGGGCCCTGAGCAGGCCACCCACTTCATCCGGGCCAACGGGCGCA TTGTGTATATCTGCGGCCCTCTGGAGATGCTGCATGAGATCCTGCTCCAGGCCCAGAGGGAGAACCTGACCAACGGAGATTATGTCTTCTTTTACCTGGATGTCTTTGGGGAGAGTCTCCGTGCAGGCCCCACGCGCTCCACAGGCCGGCCCTGGCAGGACAATCGCACCTGGGAACAGGCCGAGGCCCTCAGAGAAGCTTTTCAG ATGGTATTGGTCATCACATATCGAGAACCCCCGAATCCTGAGTATCAGGAATTCCAGAATCGTCTTCTGATAAGAGCTCGGGAAGATTTTGGTGTGGAGCTGGCCCCTTCCCTC ATGAACCTCATTGCTGGCTGCTTCTACGATGGGATCCTGCTATATGCTGAAGTCCTGAATGAGACAATACAGGAAGGAGGCACCCGGGAAGATGGACTTCGAATTGTCGAGAAGATGCAAGGAAGAAGATACCATG GTGTAACTGGACTGGTTGTTATGGACAAGAACAATGACCGGGAGACTGATTTTGTCCTGTGGGCCATGGGAGACCTGGATTCTGGGGACTTTCAG CCTGCAGCCCACTACTCGGGAGCCGAAAAGCAGATTTGGTGGACAGGACGGCCCATCCCCTGGGTGAAGGGGGCCCCCCCCTTGGACAATCCCCCCTGTGCCTTTGACTTGGACGACCCATCCTGTGATAAAA CCCCACTTTCCACTCTGGCAATTGTGGCGCTGGGCACAGGAATCACCTTCATCATGTTTGGCGTTTCCAGCTTCCTCATTTTCCG TCCTTACAGAAAACTGATGCTGGAGAAAGAGCTGGCTAGCATGTTGTGGCGCATTCGCTGGGAGGAGCTGCAATTTGGCAATTCAGAGCGATACCATAAAGGTGCAGGCAGTCGCCTCACACTGTCGCTG CGGGGATCCAGTTACGGCTCGCTCATGACAGCCCATGGGAAATACCAGATCTTTGCCAACACCGGTCACTTCAAG GGAAATGTCGTTGCCATCAAACATGTGAATAAGAAGCGCATTGAGCTGACCCGGCAGGTTCTGTTTGAACTCAAACAT atgagaGATGTTCAGTTCAACCATCTCACTCGCTTCATTGGCGCCTGCATAGACCCTCCCAACATTTGCATCGTCACCGAGTATTGTCCTCGTGGGAGTTTACAG GATATTCTGGAAAATGATAGCATCAACTTGGATTGGATGTTTCGTTATTCACTCATTAATGACCTCGTTAAG GGCATGGCCTTTCTCCATAACAGCATTATTGCATCCCATGGGAGTCTCAAGTCCTCCAACTGTGTGGTGGATAGTCGTTTTGTGCTCAAAATCACAGACTATGGCCTGGCCAGCTTCCGATCAACTGCTGAACCTGATGACAACCACGCCCTCTATGCCA AGAAGCTGTGGACTGCCCCAGAACTGCTCAGTGGGAACCCCTTGCCAACCACAGGCATGCAGAAGGCCGATGTCTATAGCTTTGGGATCATCTTACAGGAGATAGCACTTCGCAGTGGTCCTTTCTACTTGGAGGGCCTGGACCTCAGCCCCAAAG AGATTGTCCAGAAGGTCCGAAATGGTCAGCGGCCTTATTTCCGGCCGAGCATTGACCGGACCCAACTGAACGAAGAGCTGGTTTTGCTGATGGAGCGGTGTTGGGCCCAGGACGCAGCTGAGCGACCAGACTTTGGACAGATTAAGGGCTTCATTCGCCGCTTTAACAA GGAGGGTGGCACCAGCATACTGGACAACCTCCTATTGCGCATGGAGCAGTATGCCAACAACCTGGAGAAGCTGGTGGAGGAACGCACACAGGCCTACCTGGAGGAGAAACGCAAGGCTGAGGCTCTGCTCTACCAAATTCTACCCCA TTCAGTGGCAGAGCAGTTAAAACGGGGAGAGACCGTACAGGCCGAGGCCTTTGACAGCGTTACCATCTACTTCAGTGACATCGTTGGCTTCACAGCTTTGTCAGCAGAGAGCACCCCCATGCAG GTGGTGACACTTCTTAATGATCTGTATACCTGCTTTGATGCCATAATTGACAACTTTGACGTCTACAAG GTAGAGACGATTGGAGATGCCTACATGGTGGTATCTGGTCTCCCAGGCAGAAATGGTCAGCGCCATGCCCCGGAAATTGCTCGTATGGCCCTGGCATTACTGGATGCAGTTTCTTCCTTCCGCATCCGCCACCGACCCCATGACCAGCTGAGGCTACGCATAGGGGTCCACACGG GGCCCGTCTGTGCTGGGGTCGTTGGCCTGAAGATGCCCCGCTACTGTCTTTTTGGAGACACAGTGAACACTGCTTCCCGAATGGAGTCTAATGGTCAAG CCCTTAAGATTCATGTCTCCTCTACCACCAAGGATGCCCTGGATGAGCTAGGATGCTTCCAGCTAGAGCTTCGAGGGGATGTGGAGATGAAG GGAAAAGGAAAGATGCGAACTTACTGGCTCCTAGGAGAGCAGAAAGGACCTGCTGGGCTCCTGTAA